A genome region from Methanococcoides burtonii DSM 6242 includes the following:
- a CDS encoding prohibitin family protein: MVMEDDWDPKGPKRTKDPQMPEINIPPMVANILRGGAIVLVILLIFSAVFGSIFVSVGAGQVGVKFSQFGGVMDDELGEGLHIVPPWISVTKYSVRSEMYTMSGRAAEGEVVGDDQINALTNEGLTLGLDISVRYRLVADDASVVHSKLGTSYAQKIIRPTIKSVIREVVSGQTAMAIYGEQRDLVATEMQLEMEKALVGDGIIVEEVLLRNVQLPTKIADAIESKLQADQDAQRMIFVKQKEQLEAERRIIEANGIANATIVEATGEAEALRLVNQELSKNPKLINYKYIQMLESQEVQTLIVPSDQGIILDATA; encoded by the coding sequence ATGGTAATGGAAGATGATTGGGATCCTAAAGGCCCAAAACGTACTAAAGACCCACAGATGCCGGAGATTAATATCCCTCCAATGGTGGCAAACATCCTTCGTGGTGGTGCAATAGTTCTTGTGATATTGCTGATCTTTTCGGCAGTGTTCGGATCTATATTCGTTTCAGTTGGTGCAGGACAGGTCGGAGTGAAGTTCAGTCAGTTCGGTGGTGTAATGGATGATGAACTTGGCGAAGGTTTGCATATTGTACCTCCCTGGATAAGCGTTACAAAGTATTCTGTCAGGAGCGAGATGTATACAATGAGTGGCAGAGCTGCAGAAGGTGAAGTTGTCGGAGATGACCAGATAAACGCATTGACCAATGAGGGCTTGACGCTAGGGCTTGATATCTCTGTCAGGTACAGGCTTGTTGCAGATGATGCAAGCGTTGTTCATTCAAAACTGGGTACTTCTTATGCACAGAAGATCATCAGACCTACTATCAAATCAGTTATAAGGGAAGTTGTTTCCGGTCAAACTGCCATGGCTATATATGGTGAGCAAAGGGACCTTGTGGCTACTGAAATGCAGTTGGAGATGGAAAAGGCTCTTGTTGGCGATGGTATAATAGTTGAAGAGGTTCTGCTCAGGAATGTCCAGCTTCCAACAAAGATCGCTGATGCTATTGAATCCAAGCTTCAGGCGGATCAGGATGCTCAGAGGATGATCTTCGTGAAACAGAAAGAGCAGCTCGAAGCTGAAAGAAGGATCATCGAAGCTAATGGTATTGCAAATGCTACGATCGTTGAGGCAACAGGTGAGGCAGAGGCTTTGCGTCTGGTCAATCAAGAACTTTCAAAGAACCCGAAACTTATCAACTACAAGTACATCCAGATGCTTGAGAGTCAGGAAGTGCAGACTTTGATAGTGCCTTCGGATCAGGGAATTATCCTTGATGCTACCGCGTAA
- a CDS encoding pantoate kinase has translation MSTKGHVGRAFAPGHITGFFEIHDDPLPQKRGSTGCGLVLDGGIETTVSESMGRTEIILDGIPVLAETTRAVVDKLVDFPVRVSCTSSIPIGCGFGASAAGALSVAYALNEAFSLDLTSNQLLETAHIAEVTNGSGMGDVEGQSQGGIPIRLSAGCPPYGKLDRVPSPPFEIFCVVLGELSTGSILEDSAIMREINSAGREALHSLLSRPTLENFMQLSKQFTLRCGLASEHLLDAIESVNAIGGMSSQAMLGDTIFAISGAASKMDIMLSLKEFGDVLTYNVGSCNLLPLDV, from the coding sequence ATGTCAACTAAGGGTCATGTAGGCAGGGCTTTTGCTCCGGGACACATTACCGGTTTTTTTGAGATCCACGATGACCCTCTGCCTCAAAAGCGAGGTTCTACCGGCTGCGGTCTTGTTCTTGATGGGGGTATTGAGACCACCGTTTCTGAAAGTATGGGTAGGACGGAGATCATCCTTGATGGTATCCCTGTGTTAGCAGAGACCACAAGGGCTGTTGTAGATAAATTAGTTGATTTCCCGGTCAGGGTAAGTTGCACTTCCTCTATTCCGATAGGCTGTGGTTTTGGTGCTTCAGCAGCTGGTGCACTGAGCGTGGCATATGCATTGAACGAAGCCTTCTCTCTGGATCTTACTTCCAATCAGTTGTTAGAGACCGCTCATATTGCAGAGGTCACGAATGGAAGTGGGATGGGTGATGTTGAAGGTCAGTCACAGGGTGGGATACCCATCCGTCTGTCTGCAGGCTGCCCTCCGTATGGTAAGCTTGACAGGGTCCCATCTCCTCCTTTCGAGATCTTCTGTGTTGTGTTGGGTGAACTCTCCACCGGTTCTATTCTTGAGGACAGTGCTATTATGCGTGAGATAAATTCTGCTGGCAGGGAAGCTTTGCATTCATTGCTTTCAAGGCCTACGCTGGAGAATTTCATGCAACTTTCTAAACAGTTCACATTAAGATGTGGGCTTGCAAGTGAGCATCTGTTGGATGCTATCGAATCTGTGAATGCTATTGGTGGTATGTCTTCTCAGGCAATGCTGGGTGACACAATTTTTGCGATTTCAGGAGCGGCTTCTAAAATGGATATTATGTTATCCCTTAAGGAGTTCGGTGATGTCCTTACCTACAATGTTGGCTCTTGCAATCTCCTTCCTTTGGATGTTTGA
- the coaBC gene encoding bifunctional phosphopantothenoylcysteine decarboxylase/phosphopantothenate--cysteine ligase CoaBC: MNTSHHPTMWIKGQKSASLSGKTIVLAVTGSIGAVRVIELARELIRNGADVYGVMSEAAQHIIHKDALHYATGHEVITDLAGEVEHVKFCGAEGCADLLLIAPATANTIGKMAVGVDDTPVTTFATTAIGSGIPVIIVPAMHNSMYEHPAVMENIDKLKGWDISFVGPHLSEGIAKIASNEQIVLAVERVLGSSVLFGKKVLITSGATAESIDPIRIITNRSSGTTGREIALEFYRRGADVTVVHKGKLDLDGIREILVESAGQMVDATLKELEHDYDMLISAAAISDYTIDAMDDKIKSGGDISLKFRSTRKLIREVRDAYPYISLIGFKAEAYISEDELIARAKDSMKDADLDMVVANEVGTSGMGTIDNDVYIIPAENGEITHVSGNKRLIAEALADNIEDMLTKRELNVN, translated from the coding sequence ATGAATACTTCACACCATCCTACCATGTGGATAAAGGGGCAGAAAAGTGCCTCTCTTTCCGGAAAGACGATAGTTCTTGCAGTAACAGGCAGTATAGGTGCAGTACGGGTCATAGAACTTGCACGTGAACTGATCCGTAATGGTGCAGATGTATATGGCGTGATGAGCGAGGCTGCACAGCATATAATCCATAAGGATGCACTTCATTATGCAACAGGGCATGAAGTGATCACTGACCTTGCCGGTGAGGTCGAACATGTGAAGTTCTGTGGTGCTGAAGGTTGTGCCGATCTTCTACTGATAGCACCGGCAACTGCTAACACTATTGGTAAGATGGCAGTTGGGGTTGATGACACTCCTGTAACTACTTTTGCGACTACCGCCATAGGTTCCGGCATTCCGGTAATAATTGTACCTGCTATGCATAATTCCATGTATGAACATCCGGCAGTGATGGAAAACATCGATAAGCTAAAGGGCTGGGATATTTCATTTGTTGGCCCTCATCTTAGTGAGGGTATTGCGAAGATCGCATCGAACGAGCAGATAGTACTTGCTGTGGAGCGTGTTCTTGGGAGTAGTGTCCTTTTTGGTAAAAAAGTGCTTATTACAAGTGGGGCGACCGCAGAATCCATTGACCCTATAAGAATAATCACCAATCGTTCTTCAGGCACTACTGGCAGGGAGATAGCACTGGAATTTTATCGGAGGGGCGCAGATGTTACTGTGGTCCACAAGGGGAAGCTCGATCTCGATGGTATCAGGGAGATACTTGTGGAAAGTGCCGGTCAGATGGTGGATGCCACATTAAAGGAACTCGAACACGATTATGACATGCTTATAAGTGCGGCAGCAATTTCTGATTATACCATTGATGCCATGGACGATAAGATCAAGTCCGGCGGCGACATCTCATTGAAGTTCAGAAGTACCCGCAAACTGATACGTGAGGTGCGTGATGCTTATCCTTACATCTCTTTAATAGGTTTCAAGGCAGAGGCATACATTTCTGAAGATGAGCTTATTGCCCGGGCAAAAGATTCGATGAAGGATGCGGATCTGGATATGGTCGTGGCCAATGAGGTAGGTACCAGCGGTATGGGTACAATTGATAACGATGTCTACATAATACCAGCTGAGAATGGTGAGATAACTCATGTCAGTGGGAACAAAAGGCTGATCGCTGAAGCATTGGCGGATAACATAGAAGATATGTTGACTAAAAGGGAATTAAATGTCAACTAA
- a CDS encoding Vms1/Ankzf1 family peptidyl-tRNA hydrolase, whose protein sequence is MDNKKKVVENLNSIFNRYSGKEKLENEIEKLQSHLLEMEIDKTRLEKNENNTKKAIAAKQEAEQKLNEATVRVETLSYQLEELKNKGTNENSFTLIEEISPTIFEPYIERLASINSGNDSFITAYITHKQMQTNEIQTKLANHLDQDTLQLLKKINTNTGYVLFYDNMKLVCEVIVPPIPITKSSLEIAGSFNVEPLTKLLAREMTVCVLATHAGESLIGISSDKNIFDEDMVIRSSVKAKHTKGGFSQRRFERLRDEDISHHADKVRSALKDLLSNSIAEIDMMFLCGDIVLAEHIVDEMNLEIPLMVRNIDARIEKHDTDNILRSIFSCRRYRL, encoded by the coding sequence ATGGACAATAAGAAAAAAGTGGTAGAGAACCTGAACTCGATATTCAACCGTTATTCAGGAAAAGAAAAGTTAGAAAATGAGATAGAGAAGCTGCAGTCACATCTACTTGAGATGGAGATAGACAAAACGCGACTTGAAAAGAACGAAAATAACACTAAAAAGGCCATTGCTGCAAAACAGGAAGCTGAACAGAAACTGAATGAGGCTACTGTCCGTGTAGAAACGCTTTCATACCAACTTGAAGAGCTAAAGAACAAAGGAACGAATGAGAACTCATTTACCCTTATTGAAGAGATATCACCAACAATTTTTGAACCTTACATCGAAAGATTAGCATCCATAAATTCCGGCAACGATTCATTCATCACTGCATACATTACACATAAGCAGATGCAGACCAACGAGATACAGACAAAACTTGCAAACCATCTCGACCAGGATACATTGCAGTTGCTCAAAAAGATAAATACCAATACTGGATATGTGTTATTCTACGATAATATGAAACTGGTCTGCGAGGTAATAGTACCACCCATCCCCATAACCAAAAGTTCATTGGAGATCGCAGGATCGTTCAATGTAGAACCACTTACAAAGCTGTTAGCCCGGGAAATGACCGTCTGTGTACTTGCGACACATGCAGGAGAATCACTTATAGGAATATCATCAGATAAGAACATCTTTGACGAAGATATGGTCATCAGAAGCAGCGTCAAGGCAAAACACACAAAGGGCGGATTTAGCCAAAGACGTTTTGAGAGACTTCGGGATGAAGATATTTCACACCACGCAGATAAAGTCAGAAGTGCACTAAAAGATCTGCTTTCAAACTCGATAGCGGAAATCGACATGATGTTCCTTTGCGGCGATATTGTCCTTGCTGAACATATAGTAGATGAGATGAATCTAGAGATACCGTTGATGGTAAGGAATATTGACGCAAGGATAGAAAAACATGATACTGACAATATTCTGAGAAGTATTTTTAGTTGCCGTCGTTATAGATTATGA
- a CDS encoding DUF7109 family protein, whose product MRDVHMIEPEELEGIVDALGAATHEEVISIVKELAYERDEDEPLNEEIEKMCEKAVSENLLETISSEELSVECETCEECMEFYILGPNAFPEYPFELSEVIDILKLDRREVDSEKLKQIYSERLKTRLTELRYNIDKYSKNVEGILDIPTLERQYSELLNVYYDYDSWLEGGIADMENDILALSKQIDSLGKAQDI is encoded by the coding sequence ATGAGAGATGTTCACATGATAGAGCCGGAAGAACTCGAAGGGATAGTAGATGCCCTTGGTGCAGCAACTCATGAAGAAGTGATCAGCATTGTAAAAGAGCTTGCTTATGAAAGGGATGAAGATGAGCCTTTAAACGAAGAAATTGAAAAAATGTGTGAAAAAGCTGTTTCCGAGAATCTTCTTGAGACCATTTCTTCAGAAGAGCTAAGTGTAGAATGTGAGACATGTGAAGAGTGTATGGAATTCTATATCCTTGGACCAAATGCATTTCCTGAGTATCCATTCGAACTCAGCGAAGTAATAGATATATTAAAGCTGGACAGACGTGAAGTCGATTCGGAAAAGCTCAAGCAGATATATTCCGAAAGACTAAAGACAAGACTCACTGAACTCAGGTACAATATAGACAAATATTCGAAAAATGTGGAAGGTATTCTGGACATTCCGACACTTGAACGTCAATACAGCGAGCTTCTGAATGTTTACTACGATTATGATTCATGGCTCGAAGGCGGTATTGCAGATATGGAGAACGACATATTAGCTCTTAGTAAACAGATTGATTCCCTTGGTAAAGCACAAGATATTTGA
- a CDS encoding 23S rRNA (uridine(2552)-2'-O)-methyltransferase translates to MARDRRDTYYWRAKDEGYRSRAAYKLFQINEKHEVIKEDDTIVDLGAAPGGWLEVAKKISGGKIVGVDLRRIKEIEGVETIKGDITSDETIKKIIELVGEGGADVVICDAAPNLSGNWSLDHARSIDLTTSALECAKKILKPKGHFIVKVFQGDMFKEYMDKVRESFTYTRAFSPKASRPESAEIYVIGKKLLTAPLKIDDKFDVTIKKIGAKGNGIAFVEDFVVFMQDEVKKGENVRIKIVDVKPEFAFAIVIGRYDEELNEKNEE, encoded by the coding sequence ATGGCAAGGGATAGAAGAGATACTTATTATTGGAGAGCAAAGGATGAAGGCTACCGCTCAAGGGCAGCCTACAAGCTTTTCCAGATCAATGAAAAACATGAAGTGATCAAAGAAGACGATACTATCGTGGACCTGGGTGCCGCCCCGGGAGGATGGTTGGAAGTCGCCAAGAAGATATCCGGCGGAAAGATAGTAGGAGTTGACCTTCGCCGCATAAAAGAGATCGAAGGTGTGGAGACCATCAAAGGGGATATCACATCTGATGAAACGATCAAAAAGATAATAGAACTGGTAGGTGAAGGAGGCGCTGATGTAGTTATATGTGATGCTGCACCAAACCTTTCAGGTAACTGGAGCCTTGACCATGCACGTTCCATCGACCTTACCACATCTGCCCTTGAATGTGCAAAGAAGATCCTTAAACCAAAGGGACATTTTATTGTGAAAGTATTTCAAGGTGATATGTTCAAAGAATACATGGACAAAGTTCGCGAAAGTTTCACGTACACTCGTGCATTCTCGCCAAAAGCCTCAAGACCAGAGAGTGCAGAGATCTATGTCATCGGGAAGAAATTGCTAACAGCACCCTTAAAGATCGATGATAAGTTCGATGTCACTATCAAAAAGATAGGAGCTAAAGGGAACGGTATAGCCTTTGTTGAAGACTTTGTCGTATTTATGCAGGACGAAGTTAAAAAAGGAGAGAACGTCCGTATAAAGATAGTAGACGTTAAACCAGAATTTGCTTTTGCAATCGTCATTGGACGTTATGATGAAGAATTAAATGAAAAAAATGAAGAATAA
- a CDS encoding DUF211 domain-containing protein, whose product MVLDVLKPHHPSTIELAGKLSGVDGVMGVNIGLYEVDQRTENIKITIEGDNIEYDVVKQELEKLGAVIHSIDEVAAGSLLVEEVETLQDR is encoded by the coding sequence TTGGTTCTGGATGTATTAAAACCCCATCATCCATCTACTATCGAACTGGCTGGAAAGTTGAGTGGTGTTGATGGTGTTATGGGTGTGAATATCGGTCTGTATGAGGTTGACCAGAGGACAGAGAACATCAAGATCACCATTGAAGGTGATAATATTGAATATGATGTGGTAAAACAGGAGCTCGAAAAGCTTGGAGCGGTCATTCACAGCATAGATGAGGTTGCTGCTGGCTCGCTCCTTGTGGAAGAAGTGGAAACCCTTCAGGATCGCTGA
- a CDS encoding histidinol phosphate phosphatase domain-containing protein, with the protein MIDLHTHTIFSDGELIPSELVRRAVTFGYRGIGITDHADFTNVEHILPCIKKAKYMEEVMDIRIIPGVEITHVHPEKIASFAKMARELGAEIIVVHGESPVEPVAPGTNAAAIACEDVDILAHPGFITEEEAQMAADNGTCLEITARSGHNRTNGHVARLGTEVGATMVVNTDTHSPENLITKETALKIAMGAGLTDSQAKKVLENSVRFIE; encoded by the coding sequence ATGATCGACCTACACACACACACTATTTTCAGTGACGGGGAACTTATTCCAAGTGAACTTGTACGAAGAGCTGTTACTTTTGGATACAGAGGGATCGGGATTACAGACCATGCGGATTTTACCAACGTGGAACACATACTCCCATGCATCAAGAAAGCAAAATACATGGAAGAGGTCATGGACATCAGAATAATCCCCGGAGTTGAGATAACACACGTACACCCTGAAAAGATAGCATCTTTTGCAAAGATGGCAAGGGAGCTTGGAGCAGAGATAATTGTCGTTCACGGAGAAAGCCCGGTGGAACCTGTTGCACCTGGTACGAACGCTGCAGCAATTGCCTGTGAGGATGTTGATATTCTTGCACACCCCGGTTTCATAACCGAAGAAGAAGCACAGATGGCTGCCGACAATGGGACCTGCCTCGAGATAACCGCAAGGAGCGGTCACAACAGAACTAACGGACACGTTGCAAGGCTCGGAACAGAAGTTGGTGCGACCATGGTGGTCAATACAGACACTCACAGTCCGGAAAATCTCATCACAAAGGAGACTGCACTCAAGATCGCCATGGGTGCAGGACTAACTGATTCACAGGCAAAGAAAGTGCTTGAGAACTCTGTGCGCTTTATCGAGTAA
- a CDS encoding XTP/dITP diphosphatase, which translates to MREMVFVTGNKGKFGEAKEILAAKDIELIQNKDGYPELQEDELEPIAAYGAKYCAEKLKHPVMVDDSGLFINALNGFPGPYSAFVEEYLGNQKVLKLMGDESDRAAVFKSVIGYCEPGGEPVTFTGTVEGEIAHEERGSGGFGYDPIFEYNGNTFGELGAEEKNKMSHRKRALDKFFDWLD; encoded by the coding sequence ATGCGTGAAATGGTATTTGTGACAGGAAATAAAGGTAAGTTCGGTGAGGCAAAAGAGATCCTTGCAGCCAAGGACATTGAACTTATTCAGAATAAGGATGGCTATCCTGAACTTCAGGAAGACGAACTTGAACCTATAGCTGCATATGGTGCAAAATACTGTGCTGAAAAGTTAAAACATCCTGTGATGGTGGATGACTCGGGTCTTTTCATAAATGCACTGAATGGTTTTCCGGGTCCTTATTCCGCATTCGTGGAAGAGTACCTTGGGAATCAGAAGGTCTTAAAGCTCATGGGGGATGAGTCTGACCGGGCTGCTGTTTTCAAGTCGGTCATAGGCTATTGCGAACCCGGAGGGGAACCTGTGACATTTACTGGTACAGTCGAAGGCGAGATAGCTCATGAGGAGCGTGGAAGTGGTGGATTTGGCTATGATCCTATCTTCGAATATAATGGAAATACATTCGGTGAGCTTGGTGCCGAGGAGAAAAATAAGATGTCTCATCGCAAAAGAGCGCTGGATAAGTTCTTCGACTGGCTTGACTGA
- a CDS encoding Kae1-associated kinase Bud32, which translates to MYLQSGAEAVVSLKDGYIIKDRIPKRYRVAELDERIRKERTRAEARLMSDARRCGVPTPIIHDIYDFTIEMEYIDGKPVKYVIDETICKLMGKLIGRLHSGGIIHGDLTTSNMLYSGDRIYLIDFGLSYVDGSVESRGVDIHVLFQTLESTHSDHEELIKAFSRGYRITLDMADEVLDRVKEIEKRGRYA; encoded by the coding sequence ATGTATCTTCAAAGCGGAGCTGAAGCGGTGGTTTCCCTTAAAGATGGTTATATCATCAAGGACCGTATCCCTAAAAGATACAGGGTTGCGGAACTGGATGAGAGGATACGCAAGGAAAGGACGCGTGCAGAAGCCCGCTTGATGTCCGATGCGAGGCGTTGTGGAGTACCTACTCCGATAATACATGATATTTATGATTTTACCATCGAAATGGAATATATTGATGGCAAGCCTGTAAAATATGTTATTGATGAAACTATCTGTAAACTTATGGGCAAGCTTATCGGAAGGCTTCACAGTGGTGGTATCATCCATGGAGATCTGACAACTTCCAATATGCTTTACAGCGGGGATCGTATCTACCTTATCGATTTCGGGCTTTCATATGTGGATGGTTCGGTCGAATCGAGAGGTGTTGACATCCATGTTCTGTTCCAGACACTTGAGAGCACACATTCGGATCATGAGGAATTGATAAAGGCATTCAGTCGTGGTTACAGGATAACCCTTGATATGGCGGATGAAGTGCTGGATAGAGTTAAAGAGATTGAAAAGAGGGGTCGTTATGCGTGA
- a CDS encoding bifunctional N(6)-L-threonylcarbamoyladenine synthase/serine/threonine protein kinase produces the protein MTTVLGIEGTAWNLSAAIVDEDDVIAEVTETYRPKTGGIHPREAAQHHALHASDVIERLLKEYRDKGHSPENIDAIAFSQGPGLGACLRTVATSARALALSLDIPLVGVNHCIGHVEIGRWKTPAVDPVVLYVSGGNSQVLAHRAGKYRIFGETLDIGIGNALDKFARGAGLTHPGGPKVEEYARKATNYVKMPYVVKGMDFSFSGLSTAATDALKDNSLEDVCYSFQENAFAMLVEVTERALAHTGKSEVLLAGGVGANMRLREMLDLMCEDRGASFYVPERRFMGDNGAMIAYTGLLMFNSGTTLPIENSHVDPSFRPDTVDVTWIADEKEVL, from the coding sequence TTGACAACTGTTCTCGGTATAGAAGGCACAGCCTGGAATTTAAGCGCAGCAATTGTTGACGAAGATGATGTTATCGCAGAGGTGACTGAGACATATCGGCCAAAAACCGGAGGTATTCATCCAAGGGAAGCTGCGCAACATCATGCTTTGCATGCATCCGATGTTATTGAAAGATTGCTGAAGGAATATAGGGATAAGGGTCATTCCCCTGAAAATATCGATGCTATTGCGTTTTCGCAGGGCCCGGGTTTGGGGGCATGTCTGAGGACGGTCGCGACATCTGCAAGGGCACTGGCATTGTCGCTGGATATTCCGCTTGTGGGTGTGAACCACTGTATCGGACATGTTGAGATAGGACGCTGGAAAACACCGGCAGTTGATCCTGTGGTGCTGTATGTCAGTGGTGGGAACTCGCAGGTGCTTGCTCACAGGGCTGGAAAGTATAGGATATTCGGGGAAACCCTTGATATCGGCATAGGGAATGCCCTTGATAAATTTGCAAGGGGTGCAGGGCTGACCCATCCCGGTGGTCCCAAGGTGGAAGAGTATGCCAGAAAAGCTACGAATTATGTGAAAATGCCATATGTTGTAAAGGGTATGGATTTCTCATTTTCAGGGCTATCCACGGCTGCCACAGATGCGCTGAAGGACAATTCCCTTGAAGATGTCTGTTATTCTTTCCAGGAGAATGCTTTTGCAATGCTTGTGGAGGTTACGGAGCGTGCACTGGCCCATACAGGTAAGAGCGAAGTGCTTCTTGCAGGAGGGGTGGGTGCGAACATGCGACTTCGTGAAATGCTTGATCTCATGTGTGAGGACAGAGGTGCGAGCTTCTATGTGCCTGAAAGACGTTTCATGGGTGACAATGGTGCCATGATAGCTTATACAGGTCTGTTGATGTTCAATTCAGGGACCACTTTACCGATTGAAAATTCTCATGTGGACCCGAGCTTCAGGCCGGATACTGTCGATGTGACCTGGATAGCTGATGAAAAGGAGGTTCTGTGA